One segment of Mycolicibacterium baixiangningiae DNA contains the following:
- the secA2 gene encoding accessory Sec system translocase SecA2 → MPKTTTRTPGRLSGKFWKMLGATTEKNQGRSLAQVQAAGDFDAKAAELDDEQLQKAATLLRLEELSESADIPQFLAIAREAAERSTTLRPFDVQLLGALRMLAGDVVEMATGEGKTLSGAIAAAGYALGGRSVHVITINDYLARRDAKWMSPLIEALGLTVGWITAESTAEERRKAYTCDVTYASVNEIGFDVLRDQLVTDVVDLVSPNPDVALIDEADSVLVDEALVPLVLAGTSHRETPRVELIRMVGELTPGRDYDIDAESRNVHLTDEGARKLEAKLGGIDLYSEEHVISTLTEVNVALHAHVLLQRDVHYIVRDDAVHLINASRGRIAQLQRWPDGLQAAVEAKEGIATTETGEVLDTITVQALINRYPTVCGMTGTALAAGEQLRQFYKLGVSPIDPNKPNIREDESDRVYVTAAAKIDAIIEHIEEVHQTGQPVLVGTHDVAESEELHEKLVKRGVPAVVLNAKNDAEEARVIAEAGKFKAVTVSTQMAGRGTDIRLGGSDADDHAAEHEKVAELGGLHVVGTGRHNTQRLDNQLRGRAGRQGDPGSSVFFSSWEDELVQAHLEPNKRPMQADENGRVLTDKAAGLLDHAQRVAEGRLLDVHANTWRYNQLTAQQRAIIVERRDALLRTATAREELAELSPKRYAELSEDLSEERLERICRRIMLYHLDRGWCEHLAYLADIRESIHLRALGRQNPLDEFHRMGVDAFASLAADAIEAAQQTFETAPSIEDEPGIDLSKLARPTSTWTYMVHDNPLADDTMAALSLPGVFR, encoded by the coding sequence CGCCGAACTCGACGACGAGCAACTGCAGAAGGCCGCCACACTGCTGCGGCTGGAGGAGCTTTCCGAGTCGGCCGACATCCCGCAGTTCCTGGCCATCGCGCGGGAGGCCGCCGAGCGCAGCACGACTCTGCGACCGTTCGACGTGCAGCTGTTGGGCGCGCTGCGCATGCTGGCCGGCGACGTCGTCGAAATGGCCACCGGTGAGGGCAAGACGCTGTCCGGTGCGATCGCCGCGGCCGGCTACGCCCTCGGCGGGCGCAGCGTACACGTCATCACGATCAACGACTACCTCGCACGCCGCGACGCCAAGTGGATGAGCCCGCTGATCGAGGCGCTCGGGCTCACCGTCGGATGGATCACCGCCGAGTCGACGGCCGAGGAACGCCGCAAGGCCTACACGTGCGACGTCACCTACGCCTCGGTCAACGAGATCGGCTTCGACGTGCTGCGCGATCAGCTGGTCACCGACGTCGTGGACTTGGTGTCGCCCAACCCGGACGTGGCGCTCATCGACGAAGCCGACTCAGTCCTCGTCGACGAGGCGCTCGTCCCGCTGGTGCTCGCCGGCACCAGCCACCGCGAGACCCCGCGCGTCGAGCTGATCCGCATGGTCGGCGAGCTGACCCCAGGCCGCGACTACGACATCGACGCCGAGAGCCGCAACGTCCACCTCACCGACGAGGGCGCCCGCAAACTGGAGGCCAAGCTCGGCGGCATCGACCTCTACTCCGAAGAGCACGTCATCAGCACGTTGACGGAGGTCAACGTCGCCCTGCACGCCCACGTGCTGCTCCAGCGCGACGTCCACTACATCGTGCGCGACGACGCGGTACACCTCATCAACGCCTCCCGCGGCCGCATCGCCCAGCTGCAGCGCTGGCCCGACGGTCTGCAGGCGGCCGTCGAAGCCAAAGAGGGCATCGCCACCACCGAGACCGGTGAGGTGCTCGACACCATCACCGTGCAGGCGTTGATCAACCGCTACCCGACCGTGTGCGGGATGACGGGCACCGCACTGGCCGCGGGCGAACAGCTGCGCCAGTTCTACAAGCTGGGTGTGTCGCCGATCGATCCGAACAAACCGAATATCCGCGAAGACGAATCCGACCGGGTGTATGTCACCGCGGCGGCCAAGATCGACGCGATCATCGAACACATCGAAGAGGTCCACCAGACCGGTCAACCGGTGCTCGTGGGCACCCACGATGTCGCCGAATCCGAAGAGCTGCACGAGAAGCTGGTCAAACGCGGTGTGCCCGCGGTGGTGCTCAACGCCAAGAACGACGCCGAGGAGGCCCGCGTCATCGCCGAGGCGGGCAAGTTCAAGGCGGTCACGGTGAGCACGCAGATGGCGGGCCGAGGCACCGACATCCGGCTCGGCGGATCCGATGCCGACGACCATGCCGCCGAACACGAGAAGGTCGCCGAACTGGGCGGGCTGCACGTGGTCGGCACCGGGCGCCACAACACCCAGCGGCTCGACAACCAACTGCGGGGCCGCGCCGGACGCCAGGGCGACCCCGGTTCGTCGGTGTTCTTCTCCAGCTGGGAGGACGAACTCGTCCAGGCTCACCTGGAGCCGAACAAACGCCCGATGCAGGCCGACGAGAACGGTCGGGTGCTGACCGACAAGGCGGCCGGGCTGCTCGACCACGCCCAGCGCGTGGCCGAAGGCCGGCTGCTCGATGTGCACGCCAACACCTGGCGCTACAACCAGCTCACAGCCCAACAGCGCGCGATCATCGTCGAGCGACGGGATGCCTTGCTGCGCACCGCAACTGCGCGCGAGGAACTCGCCGAGCTCTCGCCCAAGCGGTACGCCGAGCTGTCCGAGGACCTGTCCGAGGAGCGGCTGGAACGGATCTGCCGCAGGATCATGCTCTACCACCTCGACCGCGGCTGGTGTGAACACCTGGCCTACCTGGCCGACATTCGCGAGAGCATCCACCTGCGTGCCCTCGGACGGCAGAACCCCCTCGACGAATTCCACCGGATGGGTGTCGACGCGTTCGCCTCGCTGGCCGCCGACGCGATCGAAGCGGCCCAACAGACCTTCGAGACCGCACCGTCCATCGAGGACGAACCGGGCATCGACCTGTCCAAGCTGGCCCGGCCCACCTCCACGTGGACCTACATGGTGCACGACAACCCGTTGGCCGACGACACCATGGCAGCGCTGAGCCTGCCCGGGGTGTTCCGCTAG
- a CDS encoding CDP-alcohol phosphatidyltransferase family protein produces the protein MDASASGERDRVFTVPNALSMLRLALVPVFLWLLFGAHANGWAVGVLAFSGFSDWADGKIARLVENQSSRLGELLDPLVDRIYMVTVPLALAVHGTVPWWFVVTILARDLVLAATLPLLRARGLTALPVTYLGKAATFALMSGFPFVLLGQWDALWSRVVLACGWGFLIWGMALYLWSGVLYLVQVVMVAKRLPKVSHGG, from the coding sequence ATGGACGCCTCTGCGTCAGGGGAGCGGGACCGCGTGTTCACGGTGCCGAACGCGCTGTCAATGCTGCGTCTCGCGCTGGTCCCGGTGTTCCTGTGGCTGCTGTTCGGCGCGCACGCCAACGGCTGGGCGGTCGGTGTGCTGGCCTTCAGCGGCTTCTCCGACTGGGCCGACGGCAAGATCGCGCGTCTCGTCGAGAACCAGTCGTCCCGGCTGGGGGAGTTGCTCGACCCGCTCGTCGACCGCATCTACATGGTGACGGTGCCGTTGGCGCTGGCCGTTCACGGCACTGTCCCGTGGTGGTTCGTGGTGACAATCCTCGCCCGTGATCTCGTACTGGCCGCGACGCTGCCGCTGCTGCGCGCCCGCGGGCTGACCGCGCTCCCGGTCACCTACCTCGGCAAGGCCGCGACGTTCGCGCTGATGTCGGGCTTCCCATTCGTCCTGCTCGGTCAGTGGGACGCTCTGTGGAGTCGCGTGGTGCTGGCGTGTGGCTGGGGGTTCCTCATCTGGGGGATGGCGCTGTATCTCTGGTCGGGCGTGCTCTACCTGGTGCAGGTGGTGATGGTCGCCAAGCGATTGCCGAAGGTCTCCCACGGTGGCTGA
- a CDS encoding DUF881 domain-containing protein, which produces MAEGSRLLGGFDPEAGLSHHDAAAPQRIPVPSLLRSLLSEHLDPGYSAAAAARRDGARRPRAVEWGWQVAAALAVATVFGVAAAQAQTAAPATREAQQVLGGSVRAAEAADDQLTAERDALTAQVATERRSRLDGDERGRRLLADLDIADVAAAATPVIGPGLAVTVTDPGMSNNLSDVSKERVAGSRQVILDRDLQLVVNSLWVSGAEAVAVGGVRIGPNVTIRQAGGGILVDNQPVSSPYELQAIGPPNSIAGTFDRSAGLQRLRLLETSYGVGVSVSAADALTLPAGSVREVNFAKQIGAR; this is translated from the coding sequence GTGGCTGAGGGAAGCCGGCTCCTCGGCGGCTTCGACCCCGAGGCGGGGCTGAGCCACCACGATGCCGCCGCGCCCCAGCGGATCCCGGTGCCATCGCTGCTGCGTTCGCTGCTCTCCGAGCATCTCGACCCCGGCTACTCGGCAGCTGCCGCGGCCCGCCGGGACGGCGCGCGGCGACCCCGGGCCGTCGAGTGGGGCTGGCAGGTGGCGGCGGCCCTGGCCGTCGCCACGGTCTTCGGTGTCGCCGCCGCACAGGCCCAGACCGCCGCACCCGCCACCCGCGAGGCTCAGCAGGTGCTCGGCGGAAGCGTGCGGGCCGCCGAGGCGGCCGACGATCAGCTCACCGCGGAGCGCGACGCGTTGACCGCTCAAGTGGCGACCGAGCGCCGCAGCCGGCTCGACGGCGACGAACGGGGCCGCCGGCTGTTGGCCGATCTCGACATCGCCGATGTCGCCGCGGCCGCCACGCCGGTGATCGGTCCGGGGCTGGCGGTCACCGTCACCGACCCCGGTATGTCCAACAACCTGTCCGACGTGTCAAAGGAGCGGGTCGCCGGCAGCCGGCAGGTCATCCTCGATCGCGATCTGCAGCTGGTGGTCAACTCGCTGTGGGTCAGCGGGGCGGAAGCGGTGGCGGTCGGCGGCGTGCGCATCGGCCCCAACGTCACCATCCGGCAGGCCGGTGGCGGCATCCTCGTCGACAACCAGCCGGTCAGCAGCCCGTACGAGCTGCAGGCGATCGGCCCGCCCAATTCGATTGCAGGCACCTTCGACCGCAGCGCGGGACTGCAGCGGCTGCGGCTGCTCGAAACCTCTTACGGGGTGGGTGTTTCCGTCAGCGCCGCCGATGCGCTCACCCTGCCAGCCGGTTCGGTGCGGGAGGTCAACTTCGCCAAGCAGATCGGAGCCCGATGA
- a CDS encoding small basic family protein, translating to MIGIAALVVGIVLGLVFRPSVPDFVEPYLPIAVVAALDAVFGGLRAYLERIFDSKVFVVSFVFNVLVAALIVYVGDQLGVGTQLSTAIIVVLGIRIFGNAAALRRRLFGA from the coding sequence ATGATCGGAATCGCCGCGCTCGTCGTCGGCATCGTGTTGGGCCTGGTGTTCCGCCCGAGCGTGCCGGATTTCGTCGAGCCGTATCTGCCCATCGCGGTGGTTGCCGCGCTCGACGCCGTGTTCGGTGGGCTGCGCGCCTATCTCGAGCGCATCTTCGACTCCAAGGTGTTCGTGGTGTCGTTCGTGTTCAACGTGCTGGTCGCCGCGCTCATCGTGTACGTCGGCGACCAACTGGGGGTGGGCACCCAGTTGTCCACCGCGATCATCGTGGTCCTCGGCATCCGCATCTTCGGCAACGCGGCCGCCCTGCGGCGCAGACTGTTCGGCGCCTGA
- a CDS encoding DUF881 domain-containing protein has product MTAPPGKHEDPADHHGRHELPTHPRRPQVGRSQLLFGALGVLLCVLLGVAIVTQVRQNESGDSLETARPADLLVLLDSLQQREAALNTEVADLRRTLEQLAASGSDDQAAIENAQARLAALSILIGAVGATGPGVILTISDTTPGVPPETMLDVVNELRAAGAEAIEIGGTADGRRVAVRVGVDTWVLGQPGALSVDGAMLNPPYAVAAIGDPPTLAAAMNIPGGATDSIERVGGTMVIQQADRVDVTALRQPKDRQYAQPVK; this is encoded by the coding sequence ATGACGGCGCCACCCGGTAAGCACGAGGACCCCGCCGACCATCACGGTCGCCACGAGTTACCCACGCACCCGCGGCGGCCACAGGTCGGCCGCTCCCAGTTGCTCTTCGGCGCGCTGGGGGTGCTGCTGTGCGTGCTGCTCGGCGTGGCGATCGTCACCCAGGTCCGGCAGAACGAGTCCGGCGACTCCCTGGAGACGGCCCGGCCCGCCGACCTGCTGGTGCTCCTGGATTCGCTGCAACAGCGCGAAGCCGCCCTCAACACCGAGGTGGCCGACCTGCGCCGCACGCTCGAGCAGTTGGCGGCCTCCGGCAGCGACGACCAGGCGGCCATCGAGAATGCCCAGGCGCGGCTGGCGGCGCTGTCCATCCTCATCGGCGCGGTGGGTGCGACCGGTCCCGGCGTGATCCTCACCATCTCCGACACCACACCCGGGGTGCCGCCGGAGACGATGCTCGATGTGGTCAACGAACTGCGTGCCGCCGGGGCGGAGGCGATCGAGATCGGCGGCACCGCCGACGGACGGCGGGTCGCCGTACGGGTCGGGGTGGACACCTGGGTGCTCGGCCAGCCCGGGGCACTCTCCGTCGACGGCGCCATGCTGAACCCGCCGTATGCCGTTGCCGCAATTGGTGATCCGCCGACGCTGGCGGCCGCCATGAACATTCCGGGCGGTGCGACGGACAGCATCGAACGGGTGGGCGGGACCATGGTGATCCAACAGGCGGACCGGGTGGACGTGACCGCCTTGCGGCAACCGAAAGACCGCCAATACGCTCAGCCAGTGAAATAG
- the gcvH gene encoding glycine cleavage system protein GcvH codes for MTDIPAELYYTDEHEWVLRTGDDTVRVGITDYAQAALGDVVFVQLPDVGAEFAPGDPFGEVESTKSVSDLYAPVSAKVLAVNANLESSPDLVNSDPYGEGWLVDLQLDADDMEAALGGLLDADGYRGVVTE; via the coding sequence GTGACCGACATCCCAGCCGAGCTGTACTACACCGACGAACACGAGTGGGTGCTCCGCACGGGTGACGACACCGTCCGCGTCGGCATCACCGACTACGCGCAGGCGGCGCTCGGCGACGTCGTGTTCGTGCAGCTGCCCGACGTGGGCGCCGAATTCGCCCCCGGGGATCCGTTCGGCGAGGTGGAGTCCACCAAGTCCGTATCGGACCTCTACGCACCGGTCAGCGCGAAAGTGCTTGCCGTCAACGCGAATCTGGAGAGCAGCCCCGATCTGGTGAACTCCGATCCCTACGGCGAGGGCTGGCTGGTCGACCTGCAGCTCGACGCCGACGACATGGAGGCGGCGCTCGGCGGTCTCCTCGACGCGGACGGCTACCGTGGCGTGGTGACCGAGTGA